From Alienimonas californiensis, a single genomic window includes:
- a CDS encoding thiazole synthase, producing the protein MSAAPDPLQLGSHTLSGRLIVGTGKYATPEQMAACLDASGAEVVTVAVRRERLIDSAGKSLLDYLDLSRYTILPNTAGCFTAEDAVRVARLGREILDGLDNPGAEWVKIEVLADKKTLLPDPLGTLEATEQLVADGFKVLCYTTDDPVTAKRLKEAGATSVMPAGSPIGSGQGILNPNNLRICLEYLKENDPDYPVICDAGVGTASDVAVAMELGCDGVLLNTGIAGARDPLSMAHAMRHACAAGRLAFKAGRIPKKLYATASSPEEGVIAGE; encoded by the coding sequence ATGAGCGCCGCCCCCGATCCCCTGCAACTCGGTTCGCACACGCTGTCCGGCCGGCTGATCGTCGGCACCGGCAAGTACGCCACGCCGGAGCAGATGGCCGCCTGCCTGGACGCCAGCGGGGCGGAGGTCGTCACCGTCGCCGTCCGCCGCGAACGGCTGATCGACAGCGCCGGCAAGAGCCTCCTCGATTACCTCGATCTGTCGCGGTACACGATCCTGCCCAACACCGCCGGCTGCTTCACCGCCGAGGACGCCGTCCGCGTCGCCCGGCTGGGGCGGGAGATTTTGGACGGCCTCGACAACCCAGGGGCGGAGTGGGTGAAGATCGAGGTCCTCGCCGACAAGAAGACCCTCCTGCCGGACCCGTTGGGCACGCTCGAGGCGACGGAGCAGCTCGTCGCGGACGGCTTCAAGGTCCTCTGCTACACGACCGACGACCCGGTCACGGCGAAGCGGCTCAAGGAGGCCGGGGCGACCAGCGTGATGCCGGCCGGCTCGCCCATCGGCAGCGGTCAGGGGATTCTCAACCCGAACAACCTCCGCATCTGCCTGGAGTACCTGAAGGAGAACGACCCGGACTACCCGGTGATCTGCGACGCCGGCGTCGGCACCGCCAGCGACGTGGCCGTCGCGATGGAACTGGGCTGCGACGGCGTGCTGCTGAACACCGGCATCGCCGGGGCCCGCGACCCGCTGAGCATGGCCCACGCCATGCGGCACGCCTGCGCCGCCGGCCGGTTGGCGTTCAAAGCGGGCCGCATTCCCAAGAAGCTCTACGCCACCGCCAGCAGCCCGGAGGAAGGCGTGATCGCGGGGGAGTAG
- a CDS encoding FKBP-type peptidyl-prolyl cis-trans isomerase N-terminal domain-containing protein translates to MTAVLLAVCLLSAPAPQGGGAPQAGGAGNAAAPDAPPQSIERLPEPQQLSYALGVNIGRSLLADGLDPDPQLFLDGLRDSLTDQPTRLSDERIAALLSAAAEKVRRAEAAAAQKRAAASRAALEAFLKKDGVEQRSTGEGVQFEKTGDGPKPEPDSVLLLHYESAIAGDAEPFFTTRQPQDFGRKAKEVRPATIALKELLPGLRAVLLDVPAGSKVTIGLPPDRAYGPAGGPGVPPNAALIVTVELLEVLPAQAEAGEDNEAGSGDAAAAGGTP, encoded by the coding sequence GTGACCGCCGTTCTGCTCGCCGTCTGCCTGCTGTCGGCGCCCGCCCCGCAGGGCGGGGGGGCTCCGCAGGCGGGCGGGGCGGGGAACGCCGCGGCGCCGGACGCCCCGCCGCAATCCATCGAACGGCTCCCCGAGCCGCAGCAGCTCAGCTACGCGTTGGGGGTGAACATCGGCCGGTCGCTGCTGGCGGACGGGCTCGACCCGGACCCGCAGTTGTTCCTCGACGGCCTGCGGGATTCGCTGACCGACCAACCGACGCGGCTGTCGGACGAACGGATCGCCGCACTGTTGAGTGCCGCCGCCGAGAAGGTTCGCCGGGCTGAGGCCGCCGCCGCCCAGAAGCGGGCCGCCGCCTCCCGGGCCGCGTTGGAGGCGTTCTTGAAAAAAGACGGCGTCGAACAGCGTTCGACCGGCGAGGGGGTGCAGTTCGAAAAGACCGGCGACGGTCCGAAGCCCGAGCCCGACAGCGTGCTCCTGTTGCACTACGAGTCGGCCATCGCCGGCGACGCCGAGCCGTTCTTCACGACCCGTCAGCCGCAAGACTTTGGGCGGAAGGCGAAGGAGGTTCGACCGGCGACGATCGCCCTGAAGGAGTTGCTCCCCGGTCTGCGGGCCGTGCTGCTGGACGTGCCGGCGGGCTCGAAGGTGACGATCGGCCTGCCACCGGACCGGGCCTACGGCCCGGCCGGCGGCCCCGGCGTGCCGCCGAACGCGGCGCTGATCGTCACGGTGGAACTGCTCGAAGTGCTCCCGGCCCAAGCTGAGGCGGGCGAGGACAACGAGGCCGGGAGCGGCGACGCGGCCGCGGCCGGAGGCACGCCGTGA
- a CDS encoding RsmE family RNA methyltransferase → MSAPRFYAPSPLAAGPLTLTGPEAKHLTAVLRLGPGDAAELFDGEGARAAATVQAVRGKGAKTAAELLCEAPVYADPPASPLTLAVAAPKGDRFRWLIEKATELGVARIVPLICERSTVDPGGGKLDKLRATALAACKQCRRDRLPEIADPLPFAAFLEQGLPTTLFHVTGDRFAPPAPGPYAILIGPEGGFTEEEVTLATASGARIAALPTPILRTETAAIAAAAVFAAAS, encoded by the coding sequence ATGTCCGCCCCGCGGTTCTACGCCCCGTCGCCGCTGGCCGCCGGGCCGCTCACGCTGACGGGACCGGAGGCGAAGCACCTCACCGCCGTGCTGCGGCTGGGGCCGGGGGACGCGGCGGAACTGTTCGACGGCGAGGGCGCCCGGGCCGCCGCGACCGTGCAGGCGGTGCGGGGGAAGGGGGCGAAGACGGCCGCCGAACTGCTCTGCGAGGCCCCGGTTTACGCCGACCCGCCGGCGTCCCCGCTGACGCTGGCGGTCGCGGCGCCGAAGGGAGATCGCTTCCGCTGGTTGATCGAAAAGGCGACGGAGTTGGGCGTCGCCCGGATCGTCCCGCTGATCTGCGAGCGTTCCACCGTGGACCCCGGCGGGGGCAAGCTCGACAAGCTGCGGGCCACGGCCTTGGCTGCCTGCAAACAGTGCCGCCGCGACCGCCTGCCGGAGATCGCCGACCCCCTGCCGTTCGCGGCGTTCCTCGAACAGGGCCTGCCGACGACGCTGTTCCACGTCACCGGCGACCGCTTCGCCCCGCCGGCGCCGGGGCCGTACGCGATCCTGATCGGACCGGAGGGCGGCTTCACGGAGGAAGAGGTGACGCTCGCCACGGCGAGCGGCGCCCGCATCGCGGCGCTGCCGACGCCGATCCTCCGTACGGAAACCGCCGCCATCGCCGCCGCGGCGGTGTTCGCCGCGGCTTCCTGA
- the thyX gene encoding FAD-dependent thymidylate synthase — protein sequence MIESLRWQKFPLLDDGFVTLVDVMGDDAAVVQAARVSYGEGTKSVSTDRGLIRYLMRHSHSTPFEMAELKFLFRVPMDTWRQQIRHRTANVNEYSTRYSVAIDAAQTTPPGAWRAQATTNRQGSGGFLPADVGEALTASETELQKQARSVYEARLEAGVAREQARKDLPLSTYTEAYWKVDLHNLLHFLALRMDSHAQKEIRDYATTVGEQIVAPLFPLTWEAFTDYRLNAQRLTGPDIGVIQRLAATGQPAPHSDEAFLAAQDPAWTEMKRCRERDECRAKLVRLGLMAEAP from the coding sequence CTGATCGAATCGCTGCGCTGGCAGAAGTTTCCGCTGCTGGACGACGGCTTCGTCACGCTGGTCGACGTGATGGGCGACGACGCCGCGGTCGTGCAGGCGGCCCGCGTCTCCTATGGGGAAGGCACGAAAAGCGTCTCCACCGACCGCGGCCTGATCCGCTACCTGATGCGGCACAGCCACTCCACGCCGTTCGAGATGGCGGAACTCAAGTTCCTCTTCCGCGTCCCCATGGACACCTGGCGGCAGCAGATCCGCCACCGGACGGCGAACGTCAACGAGTACAGCACCCGGTACAGCGTCGCCATCGACGCCGCCCAAACCACCCCCCCGGGCGCCTGGCGGGCGCAGGCGACGACGAACCGGCAGGGCTCCGGCGGCTTTCTGCCGGCGGACGTCGGCGAGGCGCTGACCGCATCCGAGACGGAACTGCAAAAGCAGGCCCGCTCGGTGTACGAGGCCCGGCTCGAAGCCGGCGTCGCCCGGGAGCAGGCCCGCAAGGACCTGCCGTTGTCGACCTACACGGAGGCTTACTGGAAGGTCGACCTGCACAACCTGTTGCATTTCCTCGCCCTGCGAATGGATTCGCACGCCCAGAAGGAGATCCGCGACTACGCCACGACGGTGGGCGAACAGATCGTCGCCCCGCTGTTCCCGCTGACCTGGGAGGCGTTCACCGACTACCGCCTGAACGCCCAGCGGCTGACGGGTCCGGACATCGGCGTGATCCAGCGGCTCGCCGCGACCGGCCAGCCGGCGCCGCACTCCGACGAGGCCTTCCTCGCCGCCCAAGACCCGGCTTGGACGGAGATGAAACGGTGCCGCGAACGCGACGAATGCCGGGCGAAGCTGGTCCGGTTGGGCCTGATGGCCGAGGCCCCGTGA
- a CDS encoding IS630 family transposase (programmed frameshift) yields MGRRQNAGVHPAHGVESVRAYSEDLRERVLTARDAGEPTRVVADRFAVSPAWVRRLVQRRRESGTDEVPAARTAPGRTRALAGREAEIVAAMNAETDRTVRQLKADLKLNCSAETLRRELRRLGFRYKKTLIACEQTRPDVADARRRWRRARGGFRAGRLVFLDETWAKTNMTPTRGWAPRGRRLLASVPHGHWRTTTFLCGLRADGPVAPLVVDGAIDGPLFLAWVRQHLAPILRRGDVVVMDNLAAHKVAGVAEAIRAVGAKARYLPPYSPDLNPIELLFSKLKRLIRAAGERTVEGLWRRIGELLDRFPPSECRNYLRHCGYTRYA; encoded by the exons ATGGGGCGACGGCAAAATGCCGGCGTCCATCCCGCTCACGGAGTCGAGTCGGTGCGTGCGTATTCGGAGGATCTGAGAGAACGCGTGCTGACCGCCCGCGACGCCGGCGAGCCGACGAGGGTCGTGGCCGACCGTTTCGCCGTCAGTCCCGCCTGGGTGCGGCGGCTGGTCCAGCGGCGGCGGGAGAGCGGCACGGACGAGGTCCCCGCCGCCCGGACCGCGCCGGGACGGACGCGGGCGCTGGCGGGCCGGGAGGCGGAGATCGTCGCCGCGATGAACGCCGAGACCGATCGCACCGTGCGGCAGCTGAAGGCCGATCTGAAGCTGAATTGCTCGGCGGAGACGCTGCGACGAGAACTCCGCCGGCTCGGTTTCCGCTAT AAAAAGACGCTGATCGCCTGCGAGCAAACCCGCCCCGACGTCGCCGACGCCCGGAGGCGTTGGCGGCGGGCCCGCGGCGGCTTCCGGGCCGGGCGGCTGGTCTTTCTGGACGAGACGTGGGCCAAGACGAACATGACCCCGACCCGGGGGTGGGCGCCGCGGGGACGCCGGCTGCTGGCGTCCGTGCCGCACGGCCACTGGCGCACCACGACGTTTTTATGCGGGTTGCGGGCCGACGGCCCGGTCGCCCCGTTGGTCGTCGACGGGGCGATCGACGGGCCGCTGTTTCTGGCGTGGGTCCGGCAACATCTGGCGCCGATTCTGCGCCGCGGCGACGTGGTGGTGATGGACAACCTCGCCGCCCACAAGGTGGCGGGCGTGGCGGAGGCGATCCGGGCCGTCGGTGCGAAGGCGCGGTACCTGCCGCCGTACAGCCCCGACCTGAACCCGATCGAACTGCTGTTCAGCAAGCTCAAGCGTCTGATCCGGGCCGCGGGCGAGCGGACGGTCGAGGGGCTGTGGCGCCGCATCGGCGAACTGCTCGACCGCTTCCCGCCGTCCGAGTGCCGGAACTATCTCCGCCACTGCGGCTATACACGCTACGCCTGA
- the thiS gene encoding sulfur carrier protein ThiS, whose translation MTPPAPTTAGLSLTVNGEPREFPAGLTVAGLLEELGVPTRGSAVERNRELVPRRQHAETPLQSGDRIEIVTLVGGG comes from the coding sequence ATGACCCCGCCCGCCCCGACCACCGCCGGCCTCTCCCTGACCGTCAACGGCGAGCCCCGCGAGTTCCCCGCCGGCCTGACCGTGGCCGGGTTGCTGGAGGAACTCGGCGTGCCGACCCGCGGCAGCGCCGTGGAGCGCAACCGCGAACTCGTCCCCCGCCGCCAACACGCGGAGACGCCGCTGCAAAGCGGCGACCGCATCGAGATCGTCACGCTGGTCGGCGGCGGCTAG
- a CDS encoding SHOCT domain-containing protein: MLRRRLHRGGLALALAAAPLLGTGCISLGEWDFSRRPAPTIGQQLLDLKAARDGGAISDEEYETKRFQLLHPDGSGAVRIN; this comes from the coding sequence ATGCTTCGCCGCCGTCTGCACCGCGGGGGTCTGGCACTCGCGCTCGCCGCGGCCCCGCTGCTGGGGACCGGGTGCATCTCGCTGGGGGAATGGGACTTCTCCCGCCGGCCGGCGCCGACGATCGGCCAGCAACTGCTCGACCTGAAAGCCGCCCGCGACGGCGGGGCGATCTCGGACGAGGAATACGAGACGAAGCGGTTCCAACTCCTGCACCCCGACGGCAGCGGCGCCGTTCGGATTAACTGA
- a CDS encoding BON domain-containing protein — protein sequence MRTHRKAGRKAAETYMKWVAALGIAAAAPCAAPAFADGPADPAAQSAAAADANQQTADAVAQALRGSGLRGSGVEIVVREGACRLTGTVETAAMKQLASEAASVIPGVTSVENAMRVSSPSPAIQPVIQDARVTPVGATTDAAPVSNQAVAQQIAIAVQQAGLAGYDMEIRFKDGTCTLDGQVADSGQIAAAVAAARNVPGVGNVANRLTVGEPAAAVRTASAPAGPAGPPSREEIAYRRAMMQQRAMMQGQIPPGAYPNGIQPASSQMMAPGGPGCPPGANPAGPPAMGPGAVYNQAALPDYAWPTYAQHPNYAGVTYPKDYSASAWPYIGPFYPYPQVPLGWREVELEWDDGQWYLDFHDRTDRWWWFMNPENW from the coding sequence ATGCGGACGCACCGCAAGGCCGGCCGGAAGGCCGCCGAAACCTACATGAAATGGGTCGCCGCCCTCGGGATCGCCGCGGCGGCCCCCTGTGCCGCCCCCGCCTTCGCCGACGGCCCGGCCGATCCGGCCGCCCAGAGCGCCGCGGCCGCCGACGCCAACCAGCAGACCGCCGACGCCGTCGCGCAGGCCCTCCGGGGCAGCGGGCTGCGGGGCAGCGGCGTGGAGATCGTCGTGCGGGAAGGCGCCTGCCGCCTGACCGGCACGGTCGAGACCGCCGCGATGAAGCAGTTGGCCAGCGAGGCCGCCTCCGTCATCCCGGGCGTCACCAGCGTCGAAAACGCGATGCGGGTGTCCTCCCCGTCGCCGGCGATCCAGCCGGTGATTCAGGACGCCCGGGTCACCCCGGTCGGCGCGACGACCGACGCCGCCCCGGTGTCCAACCAGGCCGTCGCCCAGCAGATCGCCATCGCCGTGCAGCAGGCCGGTCTGGCCGGGTACGACATGGAGATCCGCTTCAAGGACGGGACCTGCACGCTGGACGGCCAGGTCGCCGACAGCGGGCAGATCGCCGCCGCCGTCGCCGCCGCCCGCAATGTGCCGGGCGTCGGGAACGTGGCGAACCGGCTGACGGTGGGCGAACCCGCCGCCGCGGTTCGCACCGCCTCCGCCCCGGCCGGACCGGCCGGACCGCCCAGCCGCGAGGAGATCGCCTATCGTCGGGCGATGATGCAGCAGCGGGCGATGATGCAGGGCCAGATCCCCCCGGGCGCCTACCCCAACGGGATTCAGCCGGCCTCGTCCCAGATGATGGCCCCCGGCGGTCCGGGCTGCCCCCCGGGCGCCAACCCCGCCGGTCCGCCGGCGATGGGCCCGGGCGCCGTCTACAACCAGGCCGCCCTGCCGGACTACGCCTGGCCGACCTACGCCCAGCACCCGAACTACGCGGGCGTGACCTACCCCAAGGACTACTCCGCCAGCGCCTGGCCGTACATCGGCCCGTTCTACCCCTACCCGCAGGTCCCGCTGGGCTGGCGTGAGGTGGAACTGGAATGGGACGACGGCCAGTGGTACCTGGACTTCCACGACCGGACCGACCGTTGGTGGTGGTTCATGAACCCCGAGAACTGGTGA
- a CDS encoding tetratricopeptide repeat protein produces the protein MPGPPVRPAVLRVVAAGLLAGSLALGPVASPAFAGPPAEDFRFAAGLYQKERYADAARKFADFLAEHADHEFAKRAALFRGFSLYEDGEMAAARDALRAALTRPDDAPGDQDYAPSALLRIGLAETALNDPAAAVKALEKLRADYPADPLADAALLPLGKARQAAGDLPAAERAVRQYLNATANDADANPATLTDARRALGNILAEQGNADAAAAELRRAAAGQRPEADEALRDLGLLDYRRGQYREAADTFGELIDREPTRGLLTDGRINRGFALYRLNEDEAAAVDLRAAADLAAPEQAQLARLWAGRAAERAGDREAAAADYQIARSLAPEGRWVPDVLYRWGILLADSPKAEDRAAALAKFEQVRAADPQSPLAEAAAGESARLLIAQATAALRDGDPAPARQLVADALKLNPAAADEPRVAFLLTRLDEADLKTADDAPERRAIEARYAALAADQTAPASVRRDSALRRAESLRARGELADAIKGFLSVADSLKPGEDDAALRDALALAAAAARAAGELETAAEAGERFLDLFPNDPRAADVRAAMADAAAEAGDFDAALAAYEAARAAGRSPRTDRLAVRLADRAIAELEALPADAENRSDKRTALATTAADLVAPIAADANATDPELRADALNLLGWSNYHRDRFAEAADAYRTVVENLPQTEGFDEALTQLGVSLARTDDRDAAETALRTAWKQLAPAQPAPAGAESAGPLQDAWIAGLERARFLRSQPDRAEDAGEAYAELYEKFPNSRTGPLLWEWGTTLYAAERYADADAVYATLVEQAPDHAEADKALLILAESDLLASPPRPADAVRRLARLLSPANDEPITTDDKTAEGAVEPYLTALSAAGDPAAVVAAAGPLAERFPDTRAAAIARLLAAEARVRLAVEKPDEAADLRAAARDDLADARAALVSLNVPEQAADRPDWASRPWILGANEAFFAKDYEQVDRLVEELEAWRPAPPDLFEAREIHARRFKQQAPPDFDRAEELAASVVNDPLANGTAAWDRAQFLLADLALLRLPSASEEAAKKALLSKARDVYLNLNLNGSTDAVKALAGLKTGEMDEQLGDRELARKSYEEVLADFPDTPEAKAAAEKLAALKAD, from the coding sequence TTGCCCGGTCCGCCCGTCCGTCCCGCCGTCCTCCGCGTCGTCGCCGCGGGGCTGCTCGCGGGCTCGTTGGCCCTGGGCCCGGTCGCGTCGCCGGCGTTCGCCGGCCCGCCGGCGGAGGACTTCCGCTTCGCCGCCGGGCTGTATCAGAAGGAGCGGTACGCGGACGCCGCTCGCAAGTTCGCGGACTTCCTCGCCGAGCACGCGGACCACGAGTTCGCCAAGCGGGCCGCCCTCTTCCGCGGCTTCAGTCTGTATGAAGACGGCGAGATGGCCGCCGCCCGCGACGCCCTGCGGGCCGCCCTGACCCGGCCCGACGACGCCCCCGGCGATCAGGACTACGCCCCCAGCGCCCTGCTGCGGATCGGGCTGGCGGAAACCGCCCTGAACGACCCCGCCGCCGCCGTCAAAGCACTGGAGAAACTGCGGGCCGACTACCCCGCGGACCCGCTCGCCGACGCCGCCCTGCTCCCGCTGGGCAAGGCCCGACAGGCCGCCGGCGATCTGCCGGCCGCCGAGCGGGCGGTGCGGCAATACCTCAACGCGACGGCGAACGACGCGGACGCCAACCCCGCCACCCTGACCGACGCCCGCCGGGCGCTCGGCAATATCCTCGCCGAGCAGGGGAACGCGGACGCCGCCGCCGCCGAGTTGCGTCGCGCCGCCGCCGGGCAGCGGCCGGAGGCGGACGAGGCCCTCCGCGATCTCGGCCTGCTGGACTACCGCCGCGGCCAGTACCGCGAAGCCGCCGACACGTTCGGCGAACTAATCGACCGCGAGCCGACCCGCGGCCTGCTGACGGACGGCCGCATCAACCGCGGCTTCGCCCTGTACCGACTGAACGAGGACGAGGCCGCCGCCGTCGATCTGCGGGCCGCCGCCGACCTCGCCGCCCCGGAGCAGGCCCAACTGGCCCGTCTGTGGGCCGGCCGGGCCGCGGAGCGGGCCGGCGACCGGGAGGCCGCCGCCGCCGACTACCAGATCGCCCGCTCGCTCGCCCCGGAGGGCCGTTGGGTCCCGGACGTGCTGTACCGCTGGGGCATCCTGCTGGCCGACTCGCCGAAGGCCGAGGATCGCGCCGCGGCGCTGGCGAAGTTCGAACAGGTGCGGGCGGCCGACCCGCAGTCGCCCCTCGCCGAGGCCGCCGCCGGAGAGTCGGCCCGCCTGCTGATCGCGCAGGCGACCGCCGCCCTCCGCGACGGCGACCCGGCCCCCGCTCGCCAGCTCGTCGCCGACGCGCTCAAACTGAACCCCGCCGCGGCGGACGAGCCGCGGGTGGCGTTCCTGCTGACCCGTCTCGACGAGGCCGACCTCAAAACCGCCGACGACGCCCCGGAGCGTCGGGCGATCGAAGCCCGCTACGCCGCCCTCGCCGCCGACCAGACCGCCCCGGCGAGCGTGCGGCGGGACTCCGCGTTGCGGCGGGCCGAATCGCTGCGGGCGCGGGGTGAGTTGGCCGACGCGATCAAGGGGTTCCTGTCGGTCGCGGACAGCCTGAAGCCCGGGGAGGACGACGCCGCCCTACGGGACGCGCTGGCCCTGGCCGCCGCCGCCGCCCGGGCCGCCGGAGAACTGGAGACCGCTGCGGAGGCCGGCGAGCGGTTCCTCGATCTGTTCCCGAACGATCCGCGGGCCGCCGACGTGCGGGCGGCGATGGCGGACGCCGCCGCGGAGGCGGGGGACTTCGACGCCGCCCTCGCCGCTTACGAGGCCGCACGGGCCGCCGGCCGCTCGCCGCGGACGGACCGGCTGGCCGTGCGGCTGGCCGACCGGGCGATCGCCGAACTGGAAGCGCTGCCCGCCGACGCGGAGAACCGGTCGGACAAGCGGACCGCGTTGGCCACGACCGCCGCCGACCTCGTCGCGCCGATCGCCGCGGATGCCAATGCAACGGACCCCGAGCTGCGGGCGGACGCGCTCAATTTGCTGGGCTGGTCGAACTACCACCGCGATCGGTTTGCCGAGGCCGCGGACGCCTACCGCACCGTCGTGGAGAACCTGCCGCAGACCGAGGGATTCGACGAGGCCCTGACGCAACTGGGCGTCTCGTTGGCCCGGACCGACGACCGCGACGCCGCCGAGACCGCCCTGCGGACGGCCTGGAAGCAGCTCGCCCCCGCCCAGCCGGCCCCCGCCGGGGCGGAGAGCGCCGGGCCGCTTCAGGACGCCTGGATCGCCGGGCTGGAGCGGGCCCGCTTCCTCCGCAGCCAGCCGGACCGGGCCGAGGACGCCGGCGAGGCCTACGCGGAGCTGTACGAGAAGTTCCCCAACTCCCGCACCGGCCCGCTGCTGTGGGAGTGGGGCACGACGCTGTACGCCGCCGAGCGCTACGCCGACGCCGACGCCGTCTACGCCACGCTGGTCGAACAGGCCCCGGACCACGCGGAGGCGGACAAGGCCCTGCTGATCCTCGCCGAGAGCGACCTGCTGGCCAGCCCGCCCCGCCCGGCGGACGCCGTCCGCCGGTTGGCCCGCCTGCTGAGCCCGGCGAACGACGAACCCATCACGACCGACGACAAGACCGCCGAGGGCGCCGTCGAACCCTACCTGACGGCGCTGTCGGCGGCGGGCGATCCCGCCGCGGTGGTCGCCGCCGCCGGCCCGCTGGCGGAGCGGTTCCCCGACACCCGGGCCGCCGCGATCGCCCGTCTGCTGGCCGCCGAGGCCCGCGTGCGACTGGCCGTGGAAAAGCCGGACGAAGCCGCCGACCTGCGGGCCGCCGCCCGCGACGACCTCGCCGACGCCCGGGCCGCGCTGGTCTCGCTAAACGTGCCGGAACAGGCCGCCGACCGGCCGGACTGGGCCTCCCGGCCGTGGATTCTCGGGGCGAACGAGGCGTTCTTCGCCAAAGACTACGAGCAGGTGGACCGGCTGGTGGAGGAACTCGAAGCCTGGCGGCCGGCTCCGCCGGATCTGTTCGAGGCGCGGGAGATTCACGCCCGTCGCTTCAAGCAGCAGGCCCCGCCGGACTTCGACCGGGCCGAAGAGCTCGCCGCCTCCGTGGTGAACGACCCGCTCGCCAACGGCACCGCGGCGTGGGATCGCGCCCAGTTCCTGCTGGCGGACCTCGCCCTGCTCCGCCTCCCCTCCGCCTCGGAGGAAGCCGCCAAAAAGGCTCTGCTGAGCAAGGCCCGGGACGTCTATCTCAACCTGAACTTGAACGGCTCCACCGACGCGGTCAAGGCGTTGGCCGGCCTGAAGACCGGGGAGATGGACGAGCAGTTGGGCGACCGGGAACTGGCCCGCAAGTCCTACGAGGAAGTCCTCGCCGACTTCCCCGACACCCCGGAGGCCAAAGCCGCCGCCGAGAAGCTCGCCGCCCTCAAGGCCGACTGA
- the rpsU gene encoding 30S ribosomal protein S21 codes for MVKLRLRENENVQDAVRRFRKLVEHAGIKREMRRREFYEKPSEENRRQKRRNERRSRMNSASR; via the coding sequence GTGGTTAAGTTGCGGCTCCGCGAGAACGAAAACGTCCAGGACGCGGTCCGCCGTTTCCGCAAGCTGGTGGAACACGCCGGCATCAAGCGCGAGATGCGCCGCCGCGAGTTCTACGAGAAGCCCTCCGAGGAGAACCGGCGTCAGAAGCGCCGCAACGAGCGCCGCTCCCGGATGAACAGCGCCAGCCGGTAG
- a CDS encoding MotA/TolQ/ExbB proton channel family protein, which produces MPLAARLLIACGLALAPALLSPGPALFAQEAGPAPGPAAAEAPAAPGGGLFGGEPWLMGLTLGDLLVIAAPFLVASLIALWFGVERLVVLRPGRVIPKEFVSRFLNLVESGRISPEEAREICEENGSPVAEVFRHAVKKSGRPAMEVEQAVIDGGARQVSHLRKHLRVLNAVATVSPLMGLLGTVIGMILAFAKIAGGEGAMGDADQLAAGIVTALLTTALGLTVAIPALTLYFYLSGRVESLVMRMDELAERIVEAVAREEDEAAPDAPAPKPPPAPHRPGPPNGRSPVKAAPGLTRQPAGKDV; this is translated from the coding sequence GTGCCGTTGGCCGCTCGACTGCTGATCGCCTGCGGCCTCGCGCTGGCGCCCGCCCTGCTCTCGCCGGGACCGGCGCTGTTCGCCCAGGAGGCGGGGCCGGCCCCCGGTCCGGCGGCCGCGGAGGCCCCTGCGGCGCCCGGCGGGGGCCTGTTCGGCGGGGAGCCGTGGTTGATGGGGCTGACGCTCGGCGACCTGCTGGTGATCGCAGCGCCGTTCCTTGTCGCCAGCCTGATCGCGCTGTGGTTCGGCGTCGAACGACTGGTCGTGCTGCGGCCGGGCCGGGTGATTCCCAAGGAGTTCGTCAGCCGCTTCCTGAACCTCGTCGAATCCGGTCGGATCTCCCCGGAGGAGGCCCGGGAGATCTGCGAAGAGAACGGCAGCCCTGTCGCGGAGGTGTTCCGGCACGCCGTGAAGAAGAGCGGCCGGCCGGCGATGGAGGTCGAACAGGCGGTGATCGACGGCGGGGCCCGGCAGGTCTCGCACCTCCGCAAGCATCTGCGGGTGCTGAACGCCGTCGCCACGGTCAGCCCGCTGATGGGGCTGCTGGGCACGGTGATCGGCATGATCCTGGCCTTCGCCAAGATCGCCGGCGGCGAGGGGGCGATGGGCGACGCTGACCAACTGGCCGCCGGCATCGTCACCGCCCTGCTGACGACGGCGTTGGGGCTGACGGTCGCCATCCCCGCGCTCACGCTCTACTTCTACCTCTCCGGCCGGGTGGAATCGCTGGTGATGCGGATGGACGAACTCGCCGAACGCATCGTCGAAGCCGTCGCCCGGGAGGAGGACGAAGCCGCCCCGGACGCCCCCGCCCCCAAGCCGCCCCCCGCCCCGCACCGGCCCGGCCCGCCGAACGGCCGGTCGCCGGTGAAAGCCGCCCCCGGCCTCACCCGCCAACCCGCGGGGAAGGACGTATGA